The following are from one region of the Candidatus Neomarinimicrobiota bacterium genome:
- a CDS encoding zf-HC2 domain-containing protein, translating into MTHSHFDSKITEFVLGELEGKELNELRIHLEGCEECALNIESLKEVLNIYGTVPFDMPSDTYFASLVPQIRTKLEERNSIFSGFNFFFSPRWAGAVSVVIVAAVSTLLLLNIQNRAHEENNQIENIYYSGALHTEIITIAAISETFNSEDWDFLSEIIDDEIGEYRNLFDYDSEDYNSIDFLGDEEWEEFYEKFNNQQIL; encoded by the coding sequence ATGACGCATTCTCATTTTGATTCAAAGATAACCGAGTTCGTTTTAGGTGAGCTCGAAGGAAAAGAGTTGAACGAATTGCGTATTCATCTTGAAGGGTGTGAAGAGTGCGCTCTGAATATAGAATCACTTAAAGAAGTGCTGAATATTTATGGAACGGTTCCTTTTGATATGCCCTCCGATACATATTTCGCATCACTTGTTCCGCAAATCAGGACAAAATTAGAAGAAAGAAATAGTATATTCTCAGGATTTAATTTTTTCTTTTCTCCCCGATGGGCTGGAGCAGTCAGCGTAGTTATTGTCGCCGCCGTTTCAACTTTGCTTTTATTAAATATTCAGAACAGAGCTCACGAAGAAAATAATCAGATTGAAAATATTTATTATTCCGGAGCTCTTCATACGGAAATTATTACCATTGCGGCAATCAGCGAGACATTCAACTCGGAAGATTGGGATTTTCTTTCCGAAATAATTGACGATGAGATAGGGGAGTATAGAAATTTATTTGATTACGATTCGGAAGATTATAACTCTATTGATTTCCTCGGCGATGAAGAATGGGAAGAATTTTATGAAAAATTTAACAACCAACAGATACTTTAA
- a CDS encoding alanine--glyoxylate aminotransferase family protein: MTEAKFFLPGPVYVRDEIKEAMTGPTIGHRSKEASDLYKTITSGIAKILNTDGRIYLSSSTATGLMEAAVRNVIRKRSLNLICGAFGKLWYDICISCGKEADAVEVEWGEAIKPELVAEALSTGKYDTVCLTHNETSTGVLNPLEEIAEVVKKFDDVALLVDAVSSMAGTEIRVDDWGLDVCLASVQKAWALPPGFAVAAVSDRALERSKNAENKGHYFDFEVFEKYHQRSQTLSTPSIPHMYALSKQIDDIFEEGLENRYNRHRKMADLVTEWAKANFDLFGEENYLSPTVTCIRNNEKKDIAWLIESMREKGYTMANGYGKLKGETFRIAHMGDVMPEDVERLLNTLDEVLG; this comes from the coding sequence ATGACCGAAGCGAAATTTTTTCTCCCCGGCCCTGTGTATGTCCGCGATGAAATCAAAGAAGCAATGACAGGTCCAACTATCGGGCACCGCTCAAAGGAGGCATCTGATTTATATAAAACGATAACATCGGGAATTGCCAAAATTCTCAATACAGACGGAAGGATTTATCTATCTTCCTCCACGGCAACGGGACTTATGGAAGCTGCGGTTCGGAATGTAATCCGTAAACGTTCCCTAAATTTAATTTGCGGGGCGTTCGGTAAACTTTGGTACGATATATGTATCAGCTGCGGGAAGGAAGCTGATGCCGTAGAAGTTGAATGGGGAGAAGCCATCAAACCGGAATTGGTGGCAGAAGCTCTCTCAACCGGCAAATACGATACCGTATGTCTTACGCATAATGAAACGTCCACCGGTGTTCTGAATCCTCTTGAAGAAATCGCTGAAGTCGTGAAAAAATTTGATGATGTGGCTTTGCTGGTCGATGCTGTTTCCTCAATGGCCGGCACGGAAATACGAGTGGATGATTGGGGATTGGATGTCTGTCTGGCAAGCGTGCAAAAAGCATGGGCGCTTCCTCCGGGATTTGCTGTGGCGGCAGTTTCTGACAGGGCTTTGGAACGTTCGAAAAACGCTGAAAATAAAGGTCACTATTTTGATTTTGAAGTATTTGAAAAATATCATCAACGTTCTCAAACATTATCTACTCCTTCGATTCCTCATATGTATGCCCTATCTAAACAGATAGACGATATTTTTGAAGAAGGATTGGAGAATCGATACAATAGGCATCGGAAGATGGCTGATTTGGTGACGGAATGGGCAAAGGCAAATTTTGATCTTTTTGGTGAAGAGAATTATCTTTCTCCGACAGTTACCTGTATCAGGAACAATGAGAAGAAAGATATCGCGTGGCTGATAGAATCCATGCGGGAAAAAGGATACACAATGGCAAACGGCTACGGTAAGCTGAAAGGAGAAACATTCCGTATTGCTCATATGGGAGACGTAATGCCCGAAGATGTGGAAAGGCTGTTAAATACATTGGATGAGGTATTAGGATAG
- a CDS encoding M23 family metallopeptidase — protein MRDNHYQVVVISDENAEIREINTSKIRLLLAGALVIFSIIMMVYFTADYLTEVFYGKRLSTLRNQNKQLVTKINDINMRISLLIDQLVTVERKDQAIRTYADLPLIDEDIREVGVGGVLNHEISSLSYLLPASDATIAELNFDLDAIERALNLELESLDEVYNSFKARKDMLQHVPTIRPLLRGYITSGFGERTDPFTGKARDHAGIDIVTNMGEPVFATADGVVSDSRTDSPSYGMTIKVDHGYGYQTRYAHLSKILVRKHQKVYRGQKIGEVGSTGRSQAPHLHYEVIKNGVRKDPAQKYFYLSERDLSRL, from the coding sequence ATGAGAGATAATCATTATCAGGTAGTAGTAATTAGTGACGAAAATGCAGAAATTCGCGAGATAAATACGTCTAAAATCAGGCTGCTTCTTGCGGGGGCATTGGTCATTTTTTCAATTATTATGATGGTCTATTTTACAGCGGATTATCTCACGGAAGTTTTTTATGGGAAAAGACTTTCCACTCTTCGCAATCAGAATAAACAATTAGTGACAAAAATAAATGATATCAACATGAGAATATCATTGCTTATAGACCAGTTGGTGACGGTTGAAAGGAAAGATCAGGCGATTAGAACCTATGCCGATTTACCGCTGATAGATGAAGATATTCGGGAAGTGGGTGTTGGTGGTGTCTTAAATCATGAAATTTCAAGCTTGAGTTATCTCCTACCCGCATCGGACGCTACTATTGCGGAATTAAACTTTGATCTGGACGCTATTGAGCGTGCGCTGAATCTCGAATTGGAAAGTCTCGACGAGGTTTACAATTCATTTAAAGCCCGAAAAGATATGTTGCAACATGTTCCTACTATACGTCCGCTTCTCAGGGGTTACATTACCAGCGGATTCGGTGAAAGAACTGACCCGTTCACAGGCAAGGCGCGCGATCATGCCGGAATTGATATCGTGACAAATATGGGCGAGCCGGTTTTCGCCACAGCAGACGGAGTCGTATCAGATTCGAGAACTGACAGCCCCTCGTATGGAATGACCATAAAGGTAGACCATGGTTATGGCTATCAAACAAGATATGCTCATCTTTCAAAAATTCTCGTACGCAAGCATCAAAAAGTTTATAGAGGTCAGAAAATAGGCGAAGTCGGATCCACAGGAAGATCCCAGGCGCCGCATCTTCACTATGAGGTGATAAAAAATGGCGTGAGAAAAGATCCCGCACAAAAATATTTTTATCTTTCAGAAAGAGATTTGAGCCGTCTTTAA
- the gatB gene encoding Asp-tRNA(Asn)/Glu-tRNA(Gln) amidotransferase subunit GatB produces the protein MTDNGNWETVIGLEVHAQLSTETKIFCGCKTKFGAPPNSQVCPVCLGMPGVLPVFNQECLNYAIKVGLAMNCNIASNSRFARKNYFYPDLPKGYQISQFEEPICEGGKISVETDDGAKTIGITRIHLEEDAGKSLHDKSKSDTKVDLNRCGVPLIEIVSEPDIRSPEDAYKYLVKLKQILRYLDVSDCNMEEGSLRCDANVSIMKKGSKEFGTKTELKNMNSFRGVEKALNAEIKRQIALVESGGEVIQSTNLWNEKTGEIVPMRSKEQSDDYRYFPEPDLVPFTIEENYIGNIRNELPELPEERNKRFMNDFGLSATHAGALTASRRTADYYEELAELSNDPKNAASWVMGHVNRVLNEQEIEIEEFSITPKRLVQLMDKVSTGAVSISAARIVFDEMVSDSSEVDSLIERLGVEQVSDDSEIDKIVQGIIDSNPDESERYKNGETKLKGWFVGQVMKSSKGKANPQMVNEALDRLLEIES, from the coding sequence ATGACCGATAACGGCAATTGGGAAACGGTTATTGGGCTTGAAGTACACGCCCAGCTTTCCACAGAGACAAAAATATTTTGCGGTTGTAAAACAAAATTTGGAGCTCCTCCCAACAGTCAGGTATGTCCCGTGTGTCTTGGAATGCCGGGAGTCTTACCGGTATTTAATCAAGAGTGCTTAAACTATGCGATTAAAGTCGGCTTGGCAATGAATTGTAATATTGCCTCAAATTCTCGTTTTGCCAGAAAAAATTATTTCTATCCTGACCTGCCGAAAGGTTACCAGATATCCCAATTTGAAGAGCCGATTTGCGAAGGTGGAAAGATAAGCGTTGAAACTGATGACGGCGCGAAAACAATCGGTATTACGCGAATACATTTAGAAGAAGATGCGGGAAAATCACTGCACGATAAGAGCAAATCCGATACAAAGGTGGATTTGAACAGGTGCGGTGTTCCGCTTATAGAGATAGTATCCGAACCCGACATCAGAAGCCCGGAAGATGCGTATAAATATCTGGTAAAGTTGAAACAGATATTACGTTATCTTGACGTAAGCGATTGTAATATGGAAGAAGGCAGCTTAAGGTGCGACGCAAACGTATCCATTATGAAAAAAGGCTCAAAGGAGTTCGGGACGAAGACAGAGCTTAAGAATATGAACTCTTTTAGGGGTGTGGAAAAAGCTCTAAACGCCGAGATAAAAAGACAAATCGCTCTTGTTGAATCAGGTGGTGAAGTAATCCAATCCACAAATTTATGGAATGAAAAAACCGGCGAAATTGTTCCAATGCGATCTAAGGAGCAATCGGATGATTATCGTTACTTTCCCGAACCTGATCTTGTTCCGTTCACAATTGAAGAAAATTATATAGGAAATATCAGGAATGAATTACCCGAATTGCCGGAAGAACGGAACAAAAGGTTTATGAATGATTTCGGTTTGAGCGCTACTCATGCGGGCGCGCTCACAGCGTCCCGAAGAACGGCGGATTACTACGAAGAGTTAGCGGAGTTAAGTAATGATCCGAAAAATGCGGCTTCATGGGTGATGGGACACGTTAATCGAGTGTTAAACGAACAGGAAATCGAAATAGAAGAATTTTCAATTACTCCCAAGAGATTGGTTCAATTGATGGATAAAGTCTCGACAGGGGCTGTTTCAATAAGCGCGGCTCGCATAGTTTTTGATGAAATGGTATCAGACAGTTCGGAAGTAGATTCGCTTATAGAAAGACTCGGAGTCGAGCAGGTCAGCGATGATTCTGAAATTGATAAAATCGTGCAGGGTATCATCGATTCCAACCCGGACGAATCTGAACGTTACAAAAACGGCGAAACCAAATTGAAAGGTTGGTTTGTGGGGCAGGTAATGAAATCGTCAAAAGGGAAAGCCAATCCGCAGATGGTAAACGAGGCGCTTGACAGGCTACTTGAAATCGAAAGTTGA
- the nadC gene encoding carboxylating nicotinate-nucleotide diphosphorylase, translated as MKLDFKLKEDIGKLVERALKEDIGDGDLTTELVLREEQFAQTSIIAREEGTLAGVEIAKMSFTEVDDTLQIETLLEDGEHFNQNATIMKIKGNGSSMLKAERVALNFLGRLSGIASLTANFVSKVEGTDSVILDTRKTTPTLRNIEKYAVRAGGGSNHRMGLYDQILVKENHAVWAGGLRKAVNNVIRSVGKERDFIKIIVEARSKEDVKEAMVRGVDRILLDNMSPDEVKEIRDDLPKSWTIEVSGGITLENVRAYADAGAGYISVGMLTHSAKSSDFTMLMNTK; from the coding sequence ATGAAACTTGACTTCAAACTAAAAGAAGACATAGGAAAACTCGTGGAAAGGGCGTTAAAGGAAGACATTGGAGATGGCGATCTCACCACCGAGCTGGTGCTCAGAGAGGAACAATTCGCCCAAACTTCCATAATAGCGAGGGAGGAAGGAACGCTTGCCGGAGTTGAGATTGCGAAAATGTCTTTTACTGAAGTGGATGATACTCTCCAAATAGAAACGCTTCTCGAGGACGGCGAGCATTTTAATCAAAATGCTACAATAATGAAAATCAAAGGTAACGGAAGCTCTATGCTCAAAGCAGAACGGGTGGCTCTGAATTTCCTCGGACGGCTCAGCGGAATAGCATCACTAACAGCTAACTTCGTTTCGAAAGTTGAAGGAACTGATTCTGTTATTTTGGATACTCGCAAGACTACACCCACATTAAGGAATATCGAAAAATACGCTGTCAGAGCGGGCGGCGGCAGTAACCACAGAATGGGACTTTACGATCAAATTCTTGTGAAAGAAAATCATGCGGTGTGGGCAGGAGGACTCAGAAAAGCGGTTAATAATGTAATTAGGTCAGTAGGCAAAGAGAGAGATTTTATTAAAATAATTGTAGAGGCGAGAAGTAAGGAAGATGTGAAAGAAGCAATGGTCAGGGGTGTTGATAGGATACTTCTTGATAATATGAGTCCCGATGAAGTGAAAGAAATCAGGGATGATCTACCAAAATCGTGGACTATTGAAGTATCAGGAGGTATAACCCTCGAAAATGTCCGTGCGTACGCAGATGCGGGAGCAGGGTACATTTCCGTGGGAATGCTGACACATTCAGCGAAATCCTCCGACTTTACGATGTTGATGAATACGAAATAG
- a CDS encoding threonine synthase has protein sequence MNPRFKNLVCSKCSREYPIDKPLNLCSCGGPLLVPLQTDAPNGNIEDIISEDDSLWRYRNFLPLEESANIVSLGEGFTPLFRADELGTALGMGELYLKDEGVNPTGSFKDRGMTVAITRAKELGISKVSLPSAGNAGVSAAAYAKEAGMECRVFIPEDTPSSFAEATQNFGAQLTMIKGTIADAGKAMKEELDESWFDLSTLKEPYRIEGKKTMGYELAEQMDWSLPDVIVYPTGGGTGLIGMWKAFEELEQLGWIDSFRPKMVSVQSEGCAPIVKAFEEGKEYADRWVNAETKAYGLRVPSAVGDFLILKAIRESDGIAVSVSEEQINEGVGYIKEHTELNPAPEGGAALIAVKKLKNNGYFSGDEKVLVFITGNGEKYES, from the coding sequence TTGAACCCTCGATTTAAAAATCTTGTCTGCTCAAAATGCAGCAGAGAATATCCGATAGACAAACCGCTGAATTTATGCAGCTGCGGCGGACCGCTGCTGGTACCGTTGCAGACGGATGCGCCTAATGGGAATATTGAAGATATTATTTCTGAAGATGATAGTTTGTGGCGTTACAGGAATTTTCTGCCGTTGGAAGAGAGCGCAAATATTGTCTCCTTAGGCGAGGGTTTTACACCTCTATTTCGCGCAGACGAACTTGGAACCGCTTTAGGGATGGGCGAACTTTACCTGAAGGATGAGGGAGTGAACCCTACAGGCAGTTTCAAAGATCGTGGAATGACGGTGGCTATCACACGGGCAAAAGAATTGGGTATATCAAAAGTTTCACTCCCTTCTGCGGGAAACGCCGGAGTATCCGCCGCGGCTTACGCAAAAGAAGCGGGGATGGAATGCAGAGTTTTTATTCCTGAGGATACTCCCTCGAGTTTTGCGGAAGCCACTCAAAATTTCGGTGCACAACTAACGATGATAAAGGGAACGATAGCTGATGCAGGCAAGGCGATGAAAGAGGAATTGGACGAAAGCTGGTTTGATTTATCCACTTTGAAAGAGCCTTATCGGATTGAAGGTAAAAAGACGATGGGTTATGAATTGGCGGAGCAGATGGATTGGAGCCTTCCTGACGTCATTGTATATCCCACAGGCGGGGGAACAGGATTAATAGGGATGTGGAAAGCGTTCGAAGAATTGGAACAGCTGGGATGGATAGATAGCTTTAGACCGAAGATGGTTTCTGTACAAAGCGAAGGCTGCGCGCCAATCGTGAAAGCGTTTGAAGAAGGAAAGGAATATGCTGATCGGTGGGTGAATGCAGAAACAAAAGCGTATGGATTACGCGTACCCTCTGCGGTGGGTGATTTTCTTATTCTCAAGGCGATTAGAGAAAGTGATGGAATTGCGGTGAGTGTGAGTGAAGAGCAAATTAATGAGGGTGTGGGTTATATTAAGGAACATACGGAACTGAATCCCGCTCCTGAGGGAGGCGCTGCTCTCATTGCAGTGAAGAAACTCAAGAATAACGGTTATTTTAGCGGTGATGAAAAAGTTTTGGTGTTTATTACAGGAAATGGCGAGAAATATGAGAGTTGA
- a CDS encoding HAD-IB family phosphatase has protein sequence MIKNVIFDCDSTITHVEGIDLLADMNNVWDEVSAITRRSMDHSSLTVDIFEERLDLVQPTLEQVQDLGDLYIANLSRDVKEVIELLQDAGRNIFIVTGGLQPAVNYLARYLNIDYKNVYSVEVYFNQQGEYTGFDKSSPLVAKHGKLHISEKISEEFGKSALIGDGSNDMEAAEALELFIGYGGAVRREKVMESSDIYVECNSFAPLLKILLDDDELESYKKGVHKELVERGINLYSDSVVRKS, from the coding sequence ATGATAAAGAACGTAATATTTGATTGCGACAGCACTATCACGCATGTGGAAGGAATCGATCTTCTTGCGGATATGAACAATGTTTGGGATGAAGTTTCTGCCATCACGAGAAGGTCAATGGATCATTCTTCCCTTACGGTTGATATCTTTGAGGAACGGCTCGACCTTGTGCAACCCACGCTTGAACAGGTGCAGGATTTGGGAGATTTGTATATAGCAAATCTATCGAGAGATGTGAAGGAAGTAATCGAGCTGCTTCAGGATGCAGGCAGAAATATCTTTATTGTCACAGGCGGACTTCAGCCTGCCGTAAATTATCTCGCAAGGTATCTCAACATTGACTATAAGAATGTTTACTCTGTTGAAGTGTATTTCAATCAGCAAGGTGAATACACAGGATTTGATAAATCTTCTCCTTTAGTAGCGAAACACGGCAAGCTTCACATTTCGGAGAAAATATCAGAAGAATTCGGAAAATCGGCTCTTATTGGCGACGGCAGCAATGATATGGAGGCGGCAGAGGCGTTAGAATTGTTTATCGGTTACGGGGGAGCGGTAAGAAGGGAAAAGGTAATGGAGTCGTCCGATATATATGTGGAATGTAACAGTTTCGCTCCACTGCTGAAAATACTGTTGGACGACGACGAATTAGAGTCGTACAAAAAAGGTGTCCACAAAGAATTGGTGGAGCGGGGAATCAATTTGTATTCTGATAGCGTTGTGAGGAAGTCCTGA
- a CDS encoding phosphoglycerate dehydrogenase, which translates to MAFKVLITDPVSEEGIKLLNDLKDIEVEMKTDLSPAELIEAIKDADAHIIRSGTRITADVIEAAEKLKVICRAGVGVDNIDIDAATKKGIVVMNVPGVNSNAAAELTMALMLALSRNVAYADRSLKEGRWERSSLVGRELKNKKLGLVGFGKVGKEVALRAKAFEMEIQIYDPYVSDEIISASGAVASKLNDLLKEVDYLSLHLPLNDDTRNIINAETIALMKEGIMIINCARGGLIDEDALSHALKSGKIKGAGLDVFENEPPEGSPLLKADNVILTPHLGASTEEAKVGVSMGACRQVGEFLLHNKAENALNVPFAGEISPMLEPFIDLAWKIGVLQSQLTGGEISKMKITCNGDIKEVTPIAMSVLMGFISSSSTDPINNVNAHYIAKQRGIKVTESYVHDGMNYRNLIKSKVSGPGGNFVVSGTVFAGEHKRIVQVNEYHMEVKPEGIMLFIKSEDKPGVIGKIGTILGRENQNIAEFNLGRSEKSGVALSLVNLDSPLTEEILQLLADEEDIIEVEQVKF; encoded by the coding sequence ATGGCTTTCAAAGTGCTGATAACAGATCCGGTTTCCGAAGAAGGAATCAAATTGCTGAACGACTTGAAGGATATTGAAGTTGAAATGAAAACAGACCTTTCTCCGGCAGAATTAATAGAAGCGATAAAAGATGCCGATGCGCACATCATAAGGAGCGGTACCCGGATAACAGCGGATGTTATCGAAGCAGCGGAAAAACTTAAGGTAATTTGCAGAGCCGGTGTTGGAGTGGATAACATTGATATCGATGCCGCCACTAAAAAAGGTATCGTTGTGATGAACGTTCCGGGCGTTAATTCAAACGCAGCCGCAGAACTTACAATGGCTTTGATGTTAGCGCTTTCAAGGAATGTGGCATACGCTGACCGAAGTCTCAAGGAAGGCAGATGGGAACGTTCCTCTCTTGTTGGTCGGGAATTGAAAAATAAAAAATTAGGTCTTGTAGGATTTGGCAAAGTAGGTAAAGAAGTAGCTCTGCGCGCTAAGGCGTTTGAAATGGAAATTCAGATTTATGACCCTTATGTCTCGGATGAAATAATTTCAGCCAGCGGAGCAGTAGCCTCTAAACTGAATGATCTTTTAAAAGAGGTAGATTATCTCTCGCTGCATTTGCCGTTAAATGATGATACCAGAAATATAATCAATGCCGAGACCATAGCGTTGATGAAAGAGGGTATTATGATAATTAACTGCGCGCGAGGTGGCTTAATAGATGAGGATGCGCTTTCCCATGCTCTGAAATCCGGAAAAATCAAGGGAGCAGGTTTAGATGTATTTGAGAACGAACCGCCCGAAGGGAGCCCATTGCTGAAGGCTGATAATGTCATCTTAACGCCGCATCTCGGCGCTTCGACTGAAGAAGCGAAAGTTGGGGTCTCAATGGGAGCGTGTCGCCAGGTGGGAGAATTCTTGCTGCATAATAAGGCTGAGAACGCGTTAAACGTTCCGTTCGCCGGCGAAATAAGTCCTATGCTTGAGCCATTCATCGATCTTGCGTGGAAGATAGGCGTCCTGCAATCGCAGCTGACAGGCGGCGAAATCAGCAAAATGAAAATCACGTGTAATGGAGATATTAAGGAAGTTACGCCGATAGCGATGAGTGTGTTGATGGGTTTCATATCTTCATCATCAACAGACCCTATCAACAACGTTAACGCCCATTATATCGCGAAACAAAGAGGAATCAAAGTAACTGAAAGCTACGTGCATGACGGTATGAATTACAGAAATTTGATCAAGAGTAAGGTAAGCGGTCCGGGTGGAAATTTTGTTGTAAGTGGTACTGTATTCGCGGGGGAACATAAAAGAATAGTTCAAGTGAACGAATATCATATGGAAGTTAAGCCGGAAGGAATCATGCTCTTTATCAAGAGCGAAGATAAACCGGGAGTAATAGGTAAGATTGGTACCATACTCGGCAGAGAAAATCAAAATATCGCCGAGTTCAATCTCGGGCGAAGTGAAAAAAGCGGAGTTGCGCTGTCTCTTGTGAATTTGGATTCACCTCTCACGGAGGAAATATTACAATTATTAGCAGATGAAGAAGACATTATTGAAGTTGAGCAGGTAAAATTTTAA
- a CDS encoding sigma-70 family RNA polymerase sigma factor, with product MEESYTLDRYFDEISTEALLTPTEEINLAKQVRKGSEDALDQMTRANLRFVVSIAKRYQNQGLSLGDLINEGNLGLIKAAKRFDETRGFKFISYAVWWIRQSILQALAEQSRVVRLPLNRVGVMNKVNKTLSELEQKYEREPSLDEVADVLEMSSEDVSDTIQMSSRHLSVDAPFAGGDDNSLLDVLPDTGDYVAPDSPLMVESLKMEVESVLGSLSAREAEVIRLYFGLVSERSMTLEEIGEKFNLTRERVRQIKEKSIRKLRHASRSKNLRTYLG from the coding sequence TTGGAAGAGAGCTATACTTTAGACAGGTATTTTGACGAAATCAGCACTGAGGCACTCTTAACCCCCACCGAAGAAATAAATCTTGCTAAGCAAGTACGTAAGGGCAGTGAAGATGCCCTTGATCAAATGACACGCGCAAATTTGCGATTTGTCGTCAGCATTGCAAAACGTTATCAAAATCAGGGACTTTCTCTTGGGGACCTGATAAACGAAGGGAATCTCGGGCTAATAAAAGCCGCGAAACGGTTTGATGAGACGAGGGGGTTTAAATTCATTTCTTACGCTGTATGGTGGATCAGACAATCGATTTTACAGGCTTTGGCTGAACAATCGAGAGTGGTGAGACTACCATTGAACAGGGTAGGCGTTATGAATAAAGTGAATAAAACTCTTTCGGAACTGGAACAAAAATATGAGCGCGAACCAAGCCTTGATGAAGTAGCTGACGTTTTAGAGATGTCAAGCGAAGATGTTTCGGACACAATTCAAATGTCTTCACGACACTTATCCGTTGACGCTCCATTTGCAGGAGGAGACGATAACTCGCTGTTGGATGTACTTCCTGACACGGGAGATTATGTAGCGCCTGATTCACCTTTAATGGTAGAATCGCTGAAAATGGAAGTCGAAAGCGTATTGGGTTCTTTGTCCGCAAGAGAAGCGGAAGTGATTAGATTGTATTTTGGTCTGGTTAGTGAACGGTCTATGACGCTTGAAGAGATAGGTGAAAAATTTAATCTTACCCGTGAAAGAGTACGTCAAATAAAGGAAAAATCAATTCGAAAATTGAGACACGCCTCCAGAAGTAAAAATTTACGAACCTATCTTGGCTAA
- the miaB gene encoding tRNA (N6-isopentenyl adenosine(37)-C2)-methylthiotransferase MiaB, protein MNVYDSELVARILDDSDYTPAQSPDSADIIFINTCSVREGAETRVMNRLDYFKGLKNRNHSLVIAIIGCMAQNLKDSILEEKPFVNFVLGPDSYGKLPALLESEKPWEIKEVHTELSKYETYDYIYPLRSEGINTMIAIMRGCDKMCTFCIVPFTRGRERSKSAESVVNEVRAASAEGFEEVTLLGQNVNSYNDGIVNFPELLRRVSAVEGVKRIRFTSPHPQDATDELIEVMAEHENICNHIHLPLQSGSNSVLERMNRNYTREEFIELAEKFRARIPGISITTDIIVGFCGETDRDFLDTLDVVERIGFDSAFTFKYSERPFTAAYKKIGDDVPEELKGRRLTRLIEVQKTNTLRRNKELVGKTLEVLIEKESKKSKVHYIGRTDSNRLVVLPKNGKKPGDFLDALITDAAGITLFGEPVA, encoded by the coding sequence ATGAATGTGTACGATTCGGAATTGGTAGCCCGCATACTCGATGACAGCGATTACACGCCTGCTCAGTCACCGGATTCAGCGGATATTATCTTTATAAATACCTGCTCGGTTAGGGAAGGCGCCGAAACCCGGGTAATGAACAGACTTGATTACTTCAAAGGATTGAAGAATAGAAATCATTCGTTGGTCATCGCCATAATAGGTTGCATGGCGCAGAACCTTAAAGACAGCATTCTCGAAGAGAAACCGTTTGTGAATTTTGTACTCGGTCCTGATTCATATGGTAAACTGCCTGCTTTGTTGGAATCAGAAAAGCCTTGGGAAATAAAAGAAGTGCATACAGAGCTCTCTAAGTATGAAACGTACGATTATATCTATCCCCTTCGCAGCGAGGGAATAAACACTATGATAGCGATTATGCGCGGGTGTGACAAGATGTGCACATTTTGTATCGTACCGTTTACGCGGGGGAGGGAGCGGAGCAAATCAGCAGAATCTGTGGTGAACGAAGTCAGAGCAGCTTCAGCAGAAGGTTTTGAAGAAGTGACACTTTTAGGTCAAAACGTCAATTCTTATAACGATGGAATCGTAAATTTCCCTGAACTTTTAAGGCGGGTTTCAGCAGTTGAAGGCGTTAAAAGGATACGATTTACTTCTCCACATCCGCAAGACGCTACCGATGAATTGATTGAAGTAATGGCTGAACATGAAAATATTTGTAACCACATCCATCTCCCGCTTCAATCAGGATCAAATTCCGTGCTTGAGAGGATGAATCGAAATTATACAAGAGAGGAATTTATTGAACTTGCTGAAAAGTTCAGAGCGCGGATACCCGGAATTTCTATAACGACGGATATAATTGTCGGGTTTTGCGGAGAGACTGACCGGGACTTTCTTGATACGCTTGATGTGGTGGAACGAATCGGTTTCGACAGCGCTTTCACATTCAAATATTCTGAAAGACCGTTTACTGCCGCCTATAAAAAAATAGGGGACGATGTTCCTGAAGAACTGAAAGGTCGGCGGCTTACCCGGCTTATCGAGGTACAAAAAACTAATACACTTCGGCGAAATAAAGAATTAGTCGGGAAGACTCTTGAAGTGTTAATTGAAAAAGAAAGTAAGAAATCAAAGGTTCATTATATCGGTAGAACAGACTCAAACCGGTTGGTTGTATTACCGAAAAACGGTAAAAAGCCCGGTGATTTCCTTGATGCTTTAATAACAGACGCCGCGGGGATTACTCTATTTGGAGAACCTGTAGCCTGA